The Streptomyces camelliae genome window below encodes:
- a CDS encoding NTP transferase domain-containing protein, which produces MSDNAPAVPHAPAPYDAVVLAGGAARRLGGVDKPGVRVGGRALLDRVLTACAGARTTVVVAGPRPVARPVLWAREEPPGAGPVAALEAGLRLTTAEQAVVLSADLPFLEPATLHRLLAALRASGADGALLTDADGRDQPLVAAYRTDALRRALAALAAGGDGLTGLPLRRLTGALCLTRVPDPLASFDCDTWDDIADARARIREHGHVLDEWISAVKDELGIDLDVDTGVLLDLARDAAHGVARPAAPLTTFLVGYAAAQGEGGPEAVAEAARKAAALALRWEEENEAKDGGGNTRGGGPSTPDAG; this is translated from the coding sequence ATGAGCGACAACGCCCCCGCCGTCCCCCACGCGCCCGCGCCGTACGACGCCGTCGTGCTGGCCGGCGGTGCCGCGCGGCGGCTCGGCGGGGTCGACAAGCCCGGGGTGCGGGTCGGCGGCCGGGCGCTGCTCGACCGGGTGCTCACGGCCTGCGCGGGCGCCCGTACGACGGTCGTCGTGGCCGGCCCGCGCCCCGTCGCGCGGCCGGTGCTGTGGGCGCGCGAGGAACCGCCCGGCGCCGGACCGGTCGCCGCGCTGGAGGCCGGCCTGCGCCTGACCACCGCCGAGCAGGCCGTCGTGCTCTCCGCCGACCTGCCCTTCCTAGAACCGGCCACCCTTCACCGCCTGTTGGCCGCCCTGCGCGCCAGCGGCGCCGACGGCGCGCTGCTCACCGACGCCGACGGCCGCGACCAGCCGCTCGTGGCCGCGTACCGCACCGACGCGCTCCGCCGCGCACTGGCCGCCCTCGCGGCCGGTGGCGACGGCCTGACCGGGCTGCCTCTGCGTCGGCTCACCGGCGCCCTCTGCCTCACCCGTGTCCCGGACCCGCTCGCGTCCTTCGACTGCGACACCTGGGACGACATCGCCGACGCCAGGGCACGCATCAGGGAGCATGGGCACGTGTTGGATGAATGGATCTCCGCAGTCAAGGACGAACTGGGCATCGACCTCGACGTCGACACCGGCGTCCTGCTCGACCTGGCCCGGGACGCCGCGCACGGCGTGGCCCGCCCCGCCGCGCCGCTGACCACCTTCCTCGTCGGGTACGCCGCGGCCCAGGGCGAGGGCGGTCCCGAGGCCGTCGCCGAGGCCGCCCGCAAGGCCGCCGCGCTGGCGCTGCGGTGGGAGGAAGAGAACGAAGCGAAGGACGGGGGCGGGAACACGCGCGGCGGCGGCCCGAGCACCCCGGACGCCGGATGA
- the pdhA gene encoding pyruvate dehydrogenase (acetyl-transferring) E1 component subunit alpha: protein MTVMEQRGAYRPSPPPAWQPRMDPAPLLPDAEPYRVLGTEAAAKADPDLLRRLHAQLVRGRRYNTQATALTKQGRLAVYPSSAGQEACQVAAALALEERDWLFPSYRDTLAVVARGVDPVEALTLLRGDWHSGYDPHAHRVAPLSTPLATQLPHAVGLAHAARLKGDDVVALALVGDGGTSEGDFHEALNFAAVWQAPVVFLVQNNGFAISVPLAKQTAAPSLAHKAVGYGMPGRLVDGNDAAAVHEVLSAAVRHARAGGGPTLVEAVTYRVDAHTNADDATRYRGDAEVAAWRAHDPIELLEAELTARGLIDEAAIAAARQDAEDMAASLRERMNQDPELNPMDLFDHVYAQTTAQLREQRALLQAELDAEQEHHGEQEGGAR from the coding sequence ATGACGGTCATGGAGCAGCGGGGCGCGTACCGGCCATCCCCGCCGCCCGCCTGGCAGCCCCGCATGGACCCCGCGCCGCTGCTGCCCGACGCCGAGCCCTACCGCGTCCTCGGCACCGAGGCGGCCGCCAAGGCCGACCCGGACCTGCTGCGCCGGCTTCACGCCCAGCTGGTGCGTGGCCGCCGCTACAACACGCAGGCCACCGCGCTCACCAAGCAGGGCCGCCTCGCCGTCTACCCCTCCAGCGCAGGCCAGGAGGCCTGCCAGGTCGCCGCCGCCCTGGCTCTGGAAGAGCGGGACTGGCTCTTCCCCAGCTACCGCGACACGCTCGCCGTCGTCGCGCGCGGTGTGGATCCCGTCGAGGCGCTCACGCTGCTGCGCGGCGACTGGCACTCCGGCTACGACCCGCACGCCCACCGCGTAGCCCCCCTGTCCACCCCGCTGGCCACCCAGCTGCCGCACGCCGTCGGTCTCGCGCACGCCGCCCGCCTCAAGGGCGACGACGTGGTCGCGCTCGCCCTGGTCGGCGACGGCGGCACCAGCGAGGGCGACTTCCACGAGGCGCTGAACTTCGCCGCCGTCTGGCAGGCCCCGGTCGTCTTCCTCGTGCAGAACAACGGCTTCGCCATCTCCGTCCCGCTCGCCAAGCAGACCGCCGCGCCCTCCCTGGCCCACAAGGCCGTCGGGTACGGCATGCCGGGCCGGCTGGTCGACGGCAACGACGCCGCGGCCGTGCACGAGGTCCTCAGCGCCGCCGTACGGCACGCGCGCGCGGGGGGCGGCCCGACCCTGGTGGAGGCGGTGACGTACCGCGTCGACGCCCACACCAACGCCGACGACGCCACCCGCTACCGCGGCGACGCCGAGGTCGCGGCCTGGCGCGCACACGACCCGATCGAGCTGCTGGAAGCGGAGCTGACCGCGCGCGGACTGATCGACGAGGCCGCCATCGCGGCCGCCCGCCAGGACGCCGAGGACATGGCCGCCTCCTTGCGCGAACGCATGAACCAGGACCCCGAACTGAACCCCATGGACCTCTTCGACCACGTCTACGCGCAGACGACGGCCCAGCTGCGCGAGCAGCGCGCCCTGCTCCAGGCCGAACTGGACGCCGAGCAGGAGCACCACGGCGAGCAGGAAGGCGGCGCCCGATGA
- a CDS encoding dihydrolipoamide acetyltransferase family protein, giving the protein MAQVLEFKLPDLGEGLTEAEIVRWLVEVGDVVAVDQPVVEVETAKAMVEVPCPYGGVITARFGEEGTELPVGAPLLTVAVGDPAAHSEGSGNVLVGYGTSEAPARRRRVRATTAAGAGTAADAADAANAANAANAATGATAARNGRAKAAEATTTLPARVAVPAPAPANGPVPVISPLVRKLARDNDVDLRELSGSGPDGLILRADVEGALRARAARLGTAPETVAPAPVALPSSPGSAAPPAEAAAVRVPLKGVRGAVADKLSRSRREIPDATCWVDADATELMRARAAMNAAGGPKISLLALLARICTAALARFPELNSFVDTGAREIVRLGQVHLGFAAQTERGLVVPVVRDAHTRDAESLTAEFARLTEAARTGTLTPGELTGGTFTLNNYGVFGVDGSTPIINHPEAAMLGVGRIAPKPWVHEGELAVRQVVQLSLTFDHRVCDGGTAGGFLRYVADCVEQPAVLLRTL; this is encoded by the coding sequence ATGGCACAGGTGCTGGAGTTCAAGCTCCCCGACCTCGGCGAGGGGCTCACCGAGGCGGAGATCGTCCGCTGGCTGGTCGAGGTCGGTGACGTGGTCGCCGTCGACCAGCCGGTCGTCGAGGTCGAGACGGCCAAGGCCATGGTCGAGGTGCCCTGCCCCTACGGCGGCGTGATCACCGCCCGCTTCGGCGAGGAGGGCACCGAACTGCCCGTCGGAGCGCCGCTGCTGACGGTGGCCGTGGGGGATCCGGCGGCCCACTCGGAGGGCTCCGGCAACGTCCTGGTCGGCTACGGCACCTCCGAAGCGCCGGCCCGGCGGCGCCGGGTGCGGGCCACGACGGCGGCCGGCGCGGGCACGGCGGCCGATGCTGCCGATGCGGCCAACGCGGCCAACGCGGCCAACGCGGCCACGGGCGCCACGGCGGCCCGCAACGGCCGGGCCAAGGCAGCCGAAGCGACGACGACGCTCCCCGCGCGCGTGGCCGTTCCGGCACCGGCGCCCGCGAACGGACCGGTCCCGGTGATCTCCCCGCTGGTGCGCAAACTCGCCCGGGACAACGACGTCGACCTGCGGGAGCTGTCCGGCTCCGGCCCCGACGGACTGATCCTGCGGGCCGACGTCGAGGGCGCCCTGCGCGCCAGGGCCGCGCGCCTCGGCACGGCCCCGGAAACGGTCGCACCGGCCCCCGTCGCGCTCCCCTCGTCCCCTGGGTCCGCCGCACCGCCCGCCGAGGCCGCCGCCGTCCGCGTCCCGCTCAAGGGCGTCCGCGGCGCCGTCGCCGACAAGCTGTCCCGCAGCCGCCGGGAGATCCCGGACGCCACCTGCTGGGTCGACGCCGACGCGACGGAACTCATGCGCGCGCGTGCCGCCATGAACGCCGCCGGGGGACCGAAGATCTCCCTGTTGGCGCTGCTCGCCCGGATCTGCACCGCCGCGCTCGCCCGGTTCCCCGAGCTGAACTCCTTCGTCGACACCGGGGCCCGCGAGATCGTCCGGCTCGGCCAGGTGCACCTCGGCTTCGCCGCGCAGACCGAGCGCGGGCTGGTCGTGCCGGTCGTGCGGGACGCCCACACGCGCGACGCCGAGTCGCTCACCGCCGAATTCGCCCGGCTCACCGAGGCCGCCCGCACCGGCACGCTGACGCCCGGGGAACTCACGGGCGGGACCTTCACGTTGAACAACTACGGGGTCTTCGGCGTCGACGGCTCCACCCCGATCATCAACCACCCCGAGGCGGCCATGCTCGGCGTCGGCCGCATCGCCCCCAAACCCTGGGTGCACGAGGGTGAGCTGGCGGTGCGTCAGGTCGTCCAGCTGTCGCTCACCTTCGACCACCGGGTGTGCGACGGCGGCACGGCGGGCGGCTTCCTGCGGTACGTGGCGGACTGCGTGGAACAGCCGGCGGTGCTTCTGCGCACGCTGTGA
- a CDS encoding NAD(P)H-quinone oxidoreductase — protein sequence MHAITIPEPGGPEALVWAEVPDPVPGEGEVLVEVVASAVNRADILQRQGFYNPPPGASFYPGLECSGRIAALGPGVSGWAVGDLVCALLAGGGYAQKVVVPAGQLLPVPEGVDLTRAAALPEVVCTVWSNVFMVAHLRPGETLLVHGGSSGIGTMAIQLAKAVGAKVAVTAGTKEKLERCAELGADILINYREQDFVAEIKQATDGAGADVILDNMGAKYLDRNVQALAVSGRLAIIGLQGGAKGELNIGTLLSKRAAVSATSLRARPLSEKAAIVAAVREHVWPLLASGHVRPVVDRELPMPEAAEAHRVVEASGHVGKVLLVAP from the coding sequence ATGCATGCGATCACGATTCCCGAACCTGGTGGTCCCGAGGCGCTGGTGTGGGCGGAGGTTCCCGACCCGGTGCCCGGTGAGGGCGAGGTGCTGGTCGAGGTGGTGGCCAGCGCCGTCAACCGTGCCGACATCCTGCAGCGGCAGGGCTTCTACAACCCGCCGCCCGGCGCCTCCTTCTACCCCGGCCTGGAGTGCTCCGGCAGGATCGCCGCGCTCGGCCCCGGGGTCTCCGGCTGGGCCGTCGGCGACCTGGTGTGCGCGCTGCTCGCGGGCGGCGGTTACGCCCAGAAGGTCGTCGTACCGGCCGGGCAGCTGCTGCCCGTGCCCGAGGGCGTCGACCTCACGCGGGCGGCCGCGCTGCCCGAGGTGGTCTGCACGGTCTGGTCCAACGTGTTCATGGTCGCCCACCTGCGGCCCGGCGAGACGCTGCTGGTGCACGGCGGCTCCAGCGGCATCGGCACCATGGCGATCCAGCTCGCCAAGGCCGTCGGCGCCAAGGTCGCGGTGACGGCCGGGACGAAGGAGAAGCTGGAGCGCTGTGCCGAGCTCGGCGCGGACATCCTGATCAACTACCGCGAGCAGGACTTCGTCGCCGAGATCAAGCAGGCCACGGATGGTGCCGGTGCCGATGTCATCCTCGACAACATGGGCGCCAAGTACCTGGACCGCAACGTCCAGGCCCTCGCGGTCAGCGGACGTCTCGCGATCATCGGCCTGCAGGGCGGGGCGAAGGGCGAGCTGAACATCGGCACCCTGCTCAGCAAGCGGGCCGCGGTCAGCGCGACCTCGCTCCGGGCGCGTCCGCTGAGCGAGAAGGCGGCCATCGTGGCCGCCGTACGCGAACATGTGTGGCCCCTGCTCGCCTCTGGGCATGTCCGCCCGGTCGTGGACCGTGAGCTGCCCATGCCGGAGGCCGCCGAGGCACACCGGGTGGTCGAGGCCAGCGGCCATGTCGGCAAGGTGCTGCTGGTGGCGCCGTGA
- a CDS encoding protein kinase domain-containing protein, which produces MSQDGAHGRYAGQALAGGRYQLRDLLGEGGMASVHLAYDAVLDRQVAIKTLHTELGREQAFRERFRREAQAVAKLTHTNIVSVFDTGEDDLGGTAMPYIVMEYIEGRPLGSVLDADVRQYGAMPADKALKVTADVLAALEISHEMGLVHRDIKPGNVMVTKRGVVKVMDFGIARAMQSGVTSMTQTGMVVGTPQYLSPEQALGRGVDARSDLYSVGIMLFQLVTGRLPFDADSPLAIAYAHVQEEPVAPSSINRSLPPAVDALVARALKKNPNERFPTAEAMRDECLRVAASLQADAPSIVPGAGPTQSGAGVGSAVFPPVGQTGQAAPGPVQTPYQPGPYGAPQTPAPAYGYPQQGGYQTQPPAGYAPQAAPAPTPPPYAVSAQTATQTPGSGSGSKSNKPVIIGSIAVSLVAVVGLIVALTMSNSGGSDNGGSGGASASASASHQSGYRGPDTTRVIDKTKCTEPVESGTDPKKVELPDFRYKDIGSVKACFQAANWTYEIKHVPDNTWGDGTVMDQFPSAGSDIDPKNSGTIELSVSTGNPS; this is translated from the coding sequence ATGAGCCAGGACGGCGCACACGGCCGGTATGCGGGGCAGGCCCTCGCGGGCGGCCGCTACCAGCTGCGGGACCTGCTCGGCGAGGGCGGCATGGCCTCGGTGCACCTGGCCTACGACGCCGTGCTCGACCGCCAGGTCGCGATCAAGACACTCCACACCGAGCTGGGCCGGGAGCAGGCCTTCCGCGAGCGCTTCCGCCGCGAGGCCCAGGCCGTGGCCAAGCTCACGCACACCAACATCGTCTCGGTCTTCGACACCGGCGAGGACGATCTCGGCGGCACGGCGATGCCGTACATCGTCATGGAGTACATCGAGGGCCGCCCGCTGGGCTCGGTCCTCGACGCGGACGTCCGGCAGTACGGCGCCATGCCCGCCGACAAGGCGCTGAAGGTCACCGCCGACGTGCTGGCGGCGCTGGAGATCAGCCACGAGATGGGGCTGGTCCACCGCGACATCAAGCCGGGCAACGTGATGGTGACCAAGCGCGGCGTGGTCAAGGTCATGGACTTCGGCATCGCCCGCGCCATGCAGTCCGGGGTCACCTCGATGACCCAGACCGGCATGGTCGTCGGCACCCCGCAGTACCTCTCGCCCGAGCAGGCCCTCGGCCGCGGCGTCGACGCCCGCTCCGACCTCTACTCGGTCGGCATCATGCTGTTCCAGCTGGTCACCGGACGGCTGCCGTTCGACGCGGACTCGCCGCTGGCGATCGCCTACGCGCATGTGCAGGAGGAGCCGGTCGCGCCCTCCTCGATCAACCGTTCGCTGCCGCCCGCGGTGGACGCGCTGGTCGCCCGCGCGCTGAAGAAGAACCCGAACGAGCGCTTCCCGACCGCCGAGGCCATGCGCGACGAGTGCCTGCGCGTCGCCGCCTCCCTCCAGGCTGACGCACCGAGCATCGTGCCGGGCGCCGGGCCCACGCAGAGCGGCGCGGGCGTCGGCTCCGCGGTGTTCCCGCCGGTGGGCCAGACCGGCCAGGCGGCCCCCGGCCCGGTGCAGACGCCGTACCAGCCGGGCCCGTACGGCGCGCCGCAGACGCCCGCCCCGGCCTACGGCTACCCGCAGCAGGGCGGCTACCAGACGCAGCCCCCGGCGGGCTACGCCCCGCAGGCCGCACCGGCGCCGACCCCGCCGCCGTACGCGGTCTCGGCCCAGACGGCCACGCAGACGCCCGGCTCCGGGTCCGGCAGCAAGAGCAACAAGCCGGTGATCATCGGCTCGATCGCGGTGTCCCTGGTCGCGGTCGTCGGCCTGATCGTCGCGCTGACCATGAGCAACAGCGGAGGGAGCGACAACGGCGGCAGCGGCGGCGCGAGTGCCTCGGCGTCCGCCTCGCACCAGTCGGGCTACCGCGGCCCGGACACCACCCGTGTCATCGACAAGACCAAGTGCACCGAGCCGGTGGAGTCGGGCACGGACCCGAAGAAGGTCGAGCTGCCCGACTTCCGGTACAAGGACATCGGCTCCGTGAAGGCCTGCTTCCAGGCCGCGAACTGGACGTACGAGATCAAGCACGTGCCCGACAACACCTGGGGTGACGGCACGGTGATGGACCAGTTCCCCTCTGCGGGCTCGGACATCGACCCGAAGAACTCGGGCACCATCGAGCTGAGCGTCTCGACGGGCAACCCCTCCTGA
- a CDS encoding bacterial proteasome activator family protein, with translation MEMPRNERSRENPQILVVGQDGMALGGTGDEDSREIPVTEQVEQPAKVMRIGSMIKQLLEEVRAAPLDEASRARLKEIHRSSVKELEDGLAPELVEELERLSLPFTDGVTPSDAELRIAQAQLVGWLEGLFHGIQTTLFAQQMAARAQLEQMRRALPPGVTGHEGDDSHTGGRSGGPYL, from the coding sequence ATGGAGATGCCGAGGAACGAACGGTCGCGGGAGAATCCCCAGATCCTCGTCGTGGGTCAGGACGGAATGGCCCTCGGCGGCACCGGGGACGAGGACTCCCGCGAGATCCCGGTGACGGAGCAGGTGGAGCAGCCGGCCAAGGTCATGCGGATCGGCAGCATGATCAAGCAGCTCCTGGAGGAGGTGCGCGCGGCTCCCCTGGACGAGGCGAGCCGGGCCCGGCTCAAGGAGATCCACCGCAGCTCGGTGAAGGAGCTGGAGGACGGCCTGGCGCCGGAGCTGGTCGAGGAACTGGAGCGGCTCTCCCTGCCGTTCACCGACGGCGTGACCCCGAGCGACGCGGAACTGCGGATCGCGCAGGCGCAGTTGGTGGGCTGGCTCGAAGGCCTGTTCCACGGGATCCAGACGACGCTCTTCGCCCAGCAGATGGCCGCGCGGGCCCAGCTGGAGCAGATGCGCCGCGCGCTCCCGCCGGGCGTGACGGGACATGAGGGCGACGACTCGCACACCGGCGGCCGCTCGGGCGGACCGTACCTGTAA
- a CDS encoding alpha-ketoacid dehydrogenase subunit beta, whose protein sequence is MTTVAVKPATMAQALTRALRDAMAADPTVHVMGEDVGTLGGVFRVTDGLAKEFGEDRCTDTPLAEAGILGTAVGMAMYGLRPVVEMQFDAFAYPAFEQLISHVSRMRNRTRGRMPLPITVRVPYGGGIGGVEHHSDSSEAYYMATPGLHVVTPATVADAYGLLRRAIASDDPVVFLEPKRLYWSKDSWNPEHPTDVEPIGRAVVRRAGRSATLVTYGPSLPVCLEAAEAAQAEGWDLEVVDLRSLVPFDDETVCAAVRRTGRAVVVHESTGFGGPGGEIAARITERCFHHLEAPVLRVAGFDLPYPPPMLERHHLPGVDRILDAVARLQWEAES, encoded by the coding sequence ATGACCACCGTCGCCGTCAAGCCCGCCACCATGGCGCAGGCCCTCACGCGCGCGCTGCGCGACGCGATGGCCGCCGACCCCACCGTGCACGTCATGGGCGAGGACGTCGGCACCCTCGGCGGTGTCTTCCGGGTCACCGACGGCCTCGCCAAGGAGTTCGGCGAGGACCGCTGCACCGACACCCCGCTCGCGGAGGCCGGGATCCTCGGCACCGCCGTCGGCATGGCCATGTACGGCCTGCGCCCGGTGGTGGAGATGCAGTTCGACGCCTTCGCCTACCCGGCGTTCGAGCAGCTCATCAGCCATGTCTCCCGGATGCGCAACCGCACGCGCGGACGTATGCCGCTGCCCATCACCGTCCGCGTCCCCTACGGCGGCGGCATCGGCGGCGTCGAGCACCACAGCGACTCCTCCGAGGCCTACTACATGGCCACCCCGGGCCTGCACGTCGTCACGCCCGCGACCGTCGCCGACGCCTACGGCCTGCTGCGCCGGGCCATCGCCTCCGACGACCCGGTGGTCTTCCTGGAGCCCAAGCGGCTGTACTGGTCGAAGGACTCCTGGAACCCCGAGCACCCCACGGACGTCGAGCCCATCGGGCGCGCGGTGGTGCGCCGCGCGGGCCGCAGCGCCACCCTCGTCACCTACGGCCCGTCCCTGCCCGTCTGCCTGGAGGCCGCCGAGGCCGCCCAGGCGGAGGGCTGGGACCTGGAGGTCGTCGACCTGCGCTCCCTGGTGCCGTTCGACGACGAGACGGTCTGCGCGGCCGTCCGGCGCACCGGACGCGCCGTCGTCGTCCACGAGTCCACCGGGTTCGGCGGACCGGGCGGCGAGATCGCGGCCCGGATCACCGAGCGCTGCTTCCACCACCTGGAGGCACCGGTGCTGCGCGTGGCCGGCTTCGACCTCCCCTACCCGCCGCCCATGCTGGAGCGGCACCACCTGCCCGGCGTCGACCGCATCCTGGACGCCGTGGCCCGGCTGCAGTGGGAGGCCGAGAGCTGA
- a CDS encoding molybdopterin molybdotransferase MoeA yields MTAPGTRAGAPAQDSDDLDLEEALALVREPRGDSAGQMPAPAPEPTGERHRATPWHQARETAARAARTRPRRTPVSVPLGEALGLVLAAPLDALTDLPSFDTSAMDGWAVAGPGPWQVRDDGVLAGHAQPEPLTDGEAVRIATGARIPADTTAVLRSEHGRTDTQGRLHAARDLAHGQDIRPRGQECRTGDQLLPVGTLVTPAVLGLAAAAGYDTVTAVPRPRVEVLVLGDELLTDGLPHDGLIRDALGPLLPPWLRALGADVVAVRRIGDDAEALYRAVTGSDADLIVTTGGTAAGPRDHVHPILERIGAELLVDGVKVRPGHPMLLARTKDDQHLVGLPGNPLAAVSGLLTLAEPLLRTLAAHPAPEPYALPLTEAIQGHPYDTRLVPVVLRGDHAVPLHYNGPAMLRGVAAADALAVVPPGGARPGVEAELLDLPWASAGIGVCFT; encoded by the coding sequence ATGACCGCCCCCGGAACCCGGGCCGGGGCGCCCGCGCAGGACAGCGACGACCTCGACCTGGAGGAGGCCCTTGCCCTCGTGAGAGAGCCCAGGGGCGACAGCGCGGGCCAGATGCCCGCTCCGGCGCCTGAACCGACCGGCGAACGGCACCGGGCCACCCCCTGGCACCAGGCCCGTGAGACCGCCGCCCGCGCCGCGCGCACCCGCCCCCGCCGCACCCCCGTCTCCGTGCCACTCGGCGAGGCCCTCGGCCTCGTCTTGGCCGCCCCCCTCGACGCCCTCACCGACCTGCCCTCCTTCGACACCTCCGCGATGGATGGCTGGGCCGTCGCCGGACCGGGCCCCTGGCAGGTGCGGGACGACGGCGTGCTCGCCGGGCACGCCCAGCCCGAGCCGCTCACCGACGGCGAGGCCGTGCGCATCGCGACCGGCGCCCGCATCCCCGCCGACACCACCGCGGTGCTGCGCAGCGAGCACGGCCGGACCGACACGCAAGGCCGCCTGCACGCGGCCCGCGACCTGGCGCACGGCCAGGACATCCGCCCGCGCGGCCAGGAGTGCCGCACCGGCGACCAGTTGCTGCCCGTCGGCACCCTGGTCACCCCCGCTGTCCTCGGCCTCGCCGCGGCGGCCGGATACGACACCGTCACCGCCGTACCCCGTCCCCGGGTCGAAGTGCTGGTCCTGGGCGACGAGTTGCTGACCGACGGGCTGCCCCACGACGGGCTGATCCGGGACGCGCTCGGCCCCCTGCTGCCGCCCTGGTTGCGCGCGCTCGGCGCCGACGTCGTCGCGGTACGCCGGATCGGCGACGACGCCGAGGCCCTGTACCGGGCGGTCACCGGCTCCGACGCCGACCTGATCGTCACCACCGGCGGCACCGCCGCAGGACCCCGCGACCATGTCCACCCGATCCTGGAGCGCATCGGCGCCGAACTCCTCGTCGACGGCGTCAAGGTGCGCCCCGGCCACCCCATGCTGCTCGCCCGCACCAAGGACGACCAGCACCTCGTCGGCCTGCCCGGCAACCCCCTCGCGGCCGTGTCCGGCCTGCTCACGCTCGCGGAACCGCTGCTGCGCACCCTCGCTGCCCACCCGGCCCCCGAGCCGTACGCGCTGCCGCTCACGGAGGCGATCCAGGGGCACCCGTACGACACCCGGCTCGTGCCCGTGGTGCTGCGCGGCGATCATGCCGTACCGCTGCACTACAACGGCCCGGCCATGCTCCGCGGGGTCGCCGCCGCCGACGCGCTGGCCGTCGTACCGCCCGGCGGGGCACGGCCGGGTGTGGAGGCGGAGCTGCTGGACCTGCCGTGGGCGAGCGCCGGGATCGGGGTGTGTTTCACGTGA
- a CDS encoding protein kinase domain-containing protein: MAQTQRAQGPSDPEATGGGMSDAPEMWGNGGLVGDGRYRLTHRLGRGGMAEVFAAEDVRLGRTVAVKLLRADLAEDPVSKARFTREAQSVAGLNHHAIVAVYDSGEDFVGGQSVPYIVMELVEGRTIRDLLMNAEAPGPEQALIIVSGVLEALAYSHQHGIVHRDIKPANVIITHSGAVKVMDFGIARALHGASTTMTQTGMVMGTPQYLSPEQALGKAVDHRSDLYATGCLLYELLALRPPFTGETPLSVVYQHVQDMPVPPSQVGDGGCPPELDGLVMRSLAKEPDDRFQTAEEMRGLIQYGLQMLYEAGGHTGTWNTGPVESHDGRHTPAGGFAGTTAMQHPGDFGSGTAQIPQPILPSGYGGGDDGGFEGHGNKGSGRGKLWIVAVLAVIAIAAGVAFALNSGSGGGGSTGSDTTSSTTPSASATDDTGSPSASDTTTDQPTDPGTDNGSGSTSGGSGYTPSYTPTQSQTTPSDQPTDPQTSPSQSTSTGGTTTGGTDTGGTTGNGGTGTTGSTGNGGTSTDGSTTNGGTDTGGTTGTDTGGLTAGTAGAPTG; this comes from the coding sequence ATGGCACAGACGCAGCGCGCCCAGGGCCCGTCCGACCCCGAGGCGACTGGCGGCGGCATGTCGGACGCGCCGGAGATGTGGGGCAACGGCGGGCTCGTCGGCGACGGCCGCTACCGGCTGACCCACCGGCTGGGCCGGGGTGGCATGGCCGAGGTCTTCGCGGCCGAGGACGTCCGGCTGGGCCGGACCGTCGCGGTCAAGCTGCTGCGCGCGGACCTCGCCGAGGACCCGGTCTCCAAGGCCCGCTTCACGCGTGAGGCCCAGTCGGTCGCCGGCCTCAACCACCACGCGATCGTCGCCGTGTACGACTCCGGCGAGGACTTCGTGGGCGGCCAGTCCGTGCCGTACATCGTGATGGAGCTGGTCGAGGGCCGCACCATCCGTGACCTGCTGATGAACGCCGAGGCGCCGGGTCCCGAGCAGGCCCTGATCATCGTCTCGGGCGTGCTGGAAGCGCTTGCCTACTCGCATCAGCATGGCATCGTGCACCGTGACATCAAGCCCGCGAATGTGATCATCACCCACAGCGGTGCCGTCAAGGTGATGGACTTCGGCATCGCCCGCGCCCTGCACGGCGCCTCCACGACGATGACACAGACCGGCATGGTCATGGGCACGCCGCAGTACCTCTCCCCGGAGCAGGCGCTCGGCAAGGCCGTCGACCACCGCTCCGACCTGTACGCGACCGGCTGCCTGCTGTACGAACTGCTCGCGCTCAGGCCTCCGTTCACCGGCGAGACCCCGCTGTCGGTGGTCTACCAGCACGTCCAGGACATGCCGGTGCCGCCGTCGCAGGTCGGCGACGGGGGCTGCCCGCCGGAGCTGGACGGGCTGGTCATGCGCTCGCTCGCCAAGGAGCCGGACGACCGGTTCCAGACGGCCGAGGAGATGCGGGGGCTGATCCAGTACGGCCTGCAGATGCTCTACGAGGCGGGCGGTCACACCGGCACCTGGAACACCGGCCCGGTGGAGTCGCACGACGGCCGGCACACCCCGGCGGGCGGCTTCGCGGGGACGACCGCGATGCAGCACCCCGGCGACTTCGGCTCCGGCACCGCGCAGATCCCCCAGCCGATCCTGCCGTCCGGTTACGGCGGCGGTGACGACGGCGGCTTCGAGGGGCACGGCAACAAGGGCAGCGGCCGCGGCAAGCTGTGGATCGTCGCCGTCCTCGCGGTGATCGCGATCGCGGCGGGCGTCGCGTTCGCGCTGAACAGCGGCTCGGGCGGCGGCGGCAGCACCGGCAGCGACACCACGTCGTCGACGACGCCCTCGGCGTCCGCGACGGACGACACGGGCTCCCCGAGCGCGTCGGACACCACCACCGACCAGCCCACGGATCCCGGCACGGACAACGGCTCGGGCTCGACCTCGGGCGGCTCCGGCTACACCCCGTCGTACACGCCGACGCAGTCCCAGACCACCCCGTCCGACCAGCCGACAGACCCGCAGACCTCGCCGTCGCAGTCCACGAGCACCGGCGGCACCACCACCGGGGGTACCGACACGGGCGGCACGACCGGCAACGGCGGCACCGGCACCACCGGTTCCACCGGCAACGGCGGCACCAGCACCGACGGCAGCACCACCAACGGCGGCACGGACACGGGCGGGACGACCGGCACGGACACGGGTGGTCTGACGGCCGGCACCGCGGGCGCTCCCACCGGTTGA